One stretch of Myxocyprinus asiaticus isolate MX2 ecotype Aquarium Trade chromosome 23, UBuf_Myxa_2, whole genome shotgun sequence DNA includes these proteins:
- the LOC127413946 gene encoding glutathione S-transferase-like: MSGKVVLHYFNGRGKMESVRWLLAAAGVEFEEVFLTKREQYEKLLNDGALMFQQVPLVEMDGLQLVQSRAILNYIAGKYNLYGKDLKERVMIDMYTEGAIDLMEMFSKLPFTPPDDKQKLLDSIESKAKERFLPVFEKGLANSQFLVGNQLSRADVHVLEATLMLQELFPTILSTFPKLQAFQASMKALPRIKKFLQPGSARKPPADEALIKTAKEVLSHLFK; this comes from the exons ATGTCTGGAAAGGTTGTGTTGCATTATTTCAACGGCAGAGGGAAAATGGAGTCTGTCCGATGGCTTTTGGCTGCAGCTGGAGTTGAG TTTGAGGAGGTGTTTTTGACCAAAAGGGAGCAATATGAAAAATTACTGAATG ATGGAGCCCTGATGTTTCAGCAGGTCCCTTTGGTTGAAATGGACGGGTTGCAGCTTGTGCAGTCAAGGGCTATCTTGAATTACATTGCTGGAAAATACAACCTCTACGGAAAGGACCTGAAAGAGCGGGTTAT GATTGACATGTATACCGAGGGAGCTATTGACTTGATGGAAATGTTTTCGAAGCTGCCTTTCACACCACCTGACGACAAACAGAAACTGCTTGACAGTATAGAGAGCAAAGCAAAAGAACGCTTCCTTCCAGTGTTTGAAAAG GGTCTTGCAAACTCTCAGTTCCTTGTGGGAAACCAGCTGAGCCGTGCCGATGTTCACGTCCTTGAGGCCACTTTGATGCTGCAGGAGTTGTTCCCTACAATACTGTCAACATTTCCAAAACTCCAG gcgtTTCAGGCGAGCATGAAGGCCTTACCAAGAATCAAGAAGTTCCTGCAGCCTGGCAGTGCCAGAAAACCTCCAGCAGATGAGGCCCTCATAAAAACTGCAAAGGAGGTGCTGAGCCACCTTTTTAAGTAG